From the Argentina anserina chromosome 3, drPotAnse1.1, whole genome shotgun sequence genome, the window ATAGGTAGGTAAATTAGTTACGAGGAAATTAAGATTATAGACAAAGATCTTTTTTATAGGATCATGCGTTGAAGCCGAAAATAAGAACCTTAATAACTCAAAACATCATATCCATACGATTATTCTTAGACATTCATCATCCGGAACCGCCTCGAAACTAAACAAATAAAACTCACCACCAAGCAACAGTTAAGCACATCAAAATTGTTGTAGAAATGAAATTCCACACCATCAACGACCTTAATAATCAAAATCTCCGTAGTAGACCACCATTACTATCTCGTACACTAAAAATCAACTCATATCAATTCCAGTCCACATTTGGTGCTCCCTCCAAACCACATTTCAGGTATCACCTTACCCGCCTCACCTTCCAGATCTGCACCATTTTAATCCTTTCAGATTCTCCAAAATCTTCATATTCATATTGAGAATCAAATCATAATGATCCATaccacccaaaaaaaaaaacccgtCAAAAAGACTCGCACGTACAAGAAGATTACACCGTGCGAACCGTACCGTACAGAACCCCCCAAAACCTTATTCCCTCCGATAGTGACACATGGAAATATGGAATCCCACTTTAATTTCCTCCtccatttttattttagaaaataaaaactctctctctccttttctgCTTCGTCTTCTCTCTCTGTGTTTCATTTCTTCAATCCCCCCGTCTTTTCTGACTTTGGCCCTGGTGGTCCCCacacaccaccaccacctcctcctcttcctcatcCTCTCACCACCAACGAAGaacaacaagaagaagaagacctcCCCCGTATATATATCCGGGTCCATAGAATCTATTAccatattttctctttttttttctgttctcaaattttgttttttgtttttgtttttcaatggTGACATTATAAATCGTGGCATGGTGGAGGAAGGAGCCATATTCCTTTGGGGTAAGCTACCCAGAGCtctcacctttttttttttaactcatAGAATTAAATATGGATTATTGACTTTTTCCCGTGATGTTGTGGGTTTTGTATCTGGGTCTGAATTATTGTGGTGTATATGATTGTTTTTCTTTAGCCTCATAGGGGTTGTAATCATGGGTGTCTATTTTAGTTTTCAATATAATTGAGTGCttgcttttattttttattattgacaggtttttgttttttcagcGTAGGAATTTCCAGGCTTTTACGGAAGGTGGTGATTGACTTTGAAACTAATACaagtttgttgttttgttaagAGATTGGACGGTTTGGTGGTGGTGCTCATGGGTCCATATAATTATCATCATTagtgtaatttttatttattttagagGTTTTGATGGGCTATGGTGGGTTTCAGGGAATTTTGGTTCTGATGGAGATGAGAATAAGGTCTCTGGTTTCTTGACGCGTGTGTGTGTCTTTTGAATGTCCTCCTGATTTTAGCTTATTAAGAAAGATTTATAGTTTGAATCTTTGTTCAGCTGGTAAGActtgtttgttgttgtttgttgcTGTTGTGAATGGGATTGAAGAGATTTGGTGTCTCAGACAGTGTATTAGTATTAAGATTGTTTGAGGAGCACCAAGTTTGCTGTGACTCTTCTTCTCActttgaggaggaggagaagaaggagattaAGGAAGTGGTTTTGTGGACATAAAGAGGTTTGGTTCTTTGGTGCTGTCGGAGAATTACTGGGAAGATTATGGAGGAAGAAGCTTATTCTTGGATTCGGAGAACGAAATTCTCCCATCGGTTTGATTCACATCGCTATGATGATTCAAGATTGACCTCCATTCCTTTGACCTTTCAAGATTTTCAGAAGGAGAAGATGGCAGGGCTGAAGTCAAGGCCTGTTGTTGGAGAAGCAGCAGCTCCGACTAGGCAGAAGTCGAGCCCCAGTAATTCGATGATTAGGAAGAACAGCCGTGTGTCTTCACCTGCTGGTCGACAGCTACTTGCTCACAAGCAGAGATCTTTGTCTCCTTTGCCGGAGAGCAACCTCAGTGATGTGTTTAAGGAAGCTAAGACTGAGACGAAGAGGTTTTCGACACCACATCCTAGGGGAGCACAATCAGAGAAGGGAATTATGGGGAAGTTGTTCAGGAAGGATTCACAACACAAGGGATCACATTCCTCGCATTCGTCATCGAATACTAGCCCCCTCAGGCACTTGGCTTCAATGAAAGTCAGTGATAAGTCGACCAAATCAAAGAGGAAGGAATCACCATGGGCCAAGTATTTTGATCATGGAGGTGGGAGAGTTAATGCGGTGGATGCTGCAGATGAATATAGTGTTGATTTGTCAAAGTTGTTTCTTGGTCTCAAGTTTGCTCATGGAGCTCATAGCAGGCTCTATCATGGGATTTATAATGAGGAAGCTGTTGCAGTTAAGATCATCAGGGTACCGGAAGATGATGAAGGTGGAGTCATGGCAGCTCGACTGGAGAAGCAATTTAACAAAGAGGTCAATCTTCTTTCTCGTCTCCACCATACGAATGTCATCAAGGTAATGGAATTCTCGCCCCAACTTTCTTCTTTAAATAGCTTGTttaattttccttttatataCTGATTAATGAGTTATTGACATTGGACATGATTAAGTCTTGTTCAGTTATTGTTGGGAATgattattattttctgttgAGGGTCGAATTGTTGGGGATGATTGAGGATGTAAAAATGGAAAACTGATAATTTGATTCATTGTTCCAATGAAACAGTTCATTGCAGCTTGCAGAAAGCCTCCTGTTTATTGTGTAGTCACAGAATATTTAGATGAGGGTTCCTTGAGGGCTTACTTGCACAAACTTGAGTGCAAAACTCTTCCTTTAGAGAAACTTATTGCCATTGCCTTGGACATTGCTCGGGGAATGGAATACATCCACTCACAAGGAGTCATTCACCGGGACCTCAAGCCTGAGAATGTTCTTATTGATAAAGACTTCAGGCTGAAAATTGCTGATTTTGGCATAGCATGTGAGGAGGTATACTGTGATTCATTGGCTGATGACCCTGGAACTTACCGCTGGATGGCCCCTGAAATGATCAAGCGTAAATCCTATGGGCGAAAGGTTGATGTCTACAGTTTCGGACTTCTTTTGTGGGAACTAGTAGCCGGAACAATCCCTTACGAAGAAATGAATCC encodes:
- the LOC126788230 gene encoding serine/threonine/tyrosine-protein kinase HT1 — translated: MEEEAYSWIRRTKFSHRFDSHRYDDSRLTSIPLTFQDFQKEKMAGLKSRPVVGEAAAPTRQKSSPSNSMIRKNSRVSSPAGRQLLAHKQRSLSPLPESNLSDVFKEAKTETKRFSTPHPRGAQSEKGIMGKLFRKDSQHKGSHSSHSSSNTSPLRHLASMKVSDKSTKSKRKESPWAKYFDHGGGRVNAVDAADEYSVDLSKLFLGLKFAHGAHSRLYHGIYNEEAVAVKIIRVPEDDEGGVMAARLEKQFNKEVNLLSRLHHTNVIKFIAACRKPPVYCVVTEYLDEGSLRAYLHKLECKTLPLEKLIAIALDIARGMEYIHSQGVIHRDLKPENVLIDKDFRLKIADFGIACEEVYCDSLADDPGTYRWMAPEMIKRKSYGRKVDVYSFGLLLWELVAGTIPYEEMNPIQAAFAVVNKNLRPVIPKGCPPAMRALIEQCWSLQPDKRPEFWQVVKVLEQFESSLARDGTLTLVQNLSCQDHKKGMLHWIQKLGQHPNTPPKVGQHPNSTPMPKPKFS